The stretch of DNA CGGGCGGCTGCCGCTGCCGCGCATGGTCAGCCGGGCGGCGATCCGGGCTGCGCTGTGGCTGGGCCGGAGCCGGGGCGCAGACCTGCCGCCGCTCGACCGGCTGGTGCAGCGGGTCGAGATCGGCGACGGCATTCTGGTCGCGCAGGTCAGCCTGCCGTCGCGCACCGGGCTGATCGACACCGCGCTCAAGGCCGGGGGCACGGGGTTCGACACCGCTCAGGCGGTGCGCGGCTATTGCGCGCTCGTCACCGCCGACCGCGCGGTCGGGGCCGGCGCGCCGCCCCGGCTTGCCGACCAGATCCGGCTGCTGTTCGCCGAACCGCCGGCGACGCCCGATACGCACCGGGCGCGGCTGGCGGCGCTGGCGCTGCGCGCGGTGCCCGAGCGCGGCGACGATCTGCTGCCCGAACTGGCTGCCGCCGCACGCAAAGCCTGTCCTGCGGGCCAGAACGGATCGGTGTTGGCCGATCCGGTGCTGGGCGGGCGGACCGATCTGGCCAAGCATTGGGCGCTGTCGGCGGCGCTGACCGCCGCCTTTGGCCGCGATGCCGCGCGGGCGATCGGCCAGTGGAAGGAACTGTCGGACAGCCTGCCGAGCGGTTCGGGCTTCAGCTTTGTCGATCTGGCCGCCGACCGGTCGGGCATGCATGCCGCCGAGGCGCTTGCCGATCCGGCGCGGGCGGCACAGGCCGAAGCCTTGCTGGCGCGCGCGGATGATGAGCTGCTGCTGCCCGCCGCGCTTACCCGCGCGCCCGAAGGGCTGACCGAGGCGCAGTTTCTCGCCCGCTTCGGATCGACCGAAAGCGCGCGCTTTACCGCCGCCTCCCGCGCGATCGACGCCGCCCTGCCGCTCGCACCGGCGGCATTGGCCAGGGCCAAATCCCGCTGACCAAAGCCGCGCTGACGCAAGCCCTGCCGGCCGGCGCGCGCAGGCGGCACGCGCCACGCTGCACAGAATCGCCAAAAAGAAAGGCCGCCCGAAGGCGGCCTTCCCAGAAGTTCACCGGAACGACGCGGCTCAGGCCGCTTCGTCTTCCAGATCGCCGCCCTGGACCGGACCGGAATCCTGGCCCTTGGCCGACACGTCGCGGTCGACGAACTCGATGATCGCCATCGGGGCGGCGTCCGACGCGCGGATGCCGGCCTTGACGATGCGGGTATAGCCGCCGTTGCGGTCCGCATAGCGCGGCGCCAGCACGTCAAACAGCTTCTTCAGCTGGGTGTCGTCGAGCAGCCGGGCATGGGCGAGACGCCGATTGGCGAGGCCGCCCTTCTTGGCCAGCGTCACCAGCTTTTCGACATAGGGGCGAAGTTCCTTCGCCTTGGCGACAGTGGTGATGATCTGCTCGTGCTTGATCAGCGCGGCGGACTGGTTGCGGAACAGGGCGGTACGATGGGATGCGGTCCGCTGAAGCTTGCGGCCGCCAACGCGATGGCGCATGTCACACTCCGTTTGTCAGGGGGCCGTGCGAGGTACCCCAAGCCGGGCAGCGCCGACATGGCGCAGCCGAAGTGCGCGCCTAGACCCAAAAACCCCGCCAGAGTCAACCCCGCCAGCATCAAGCCCGCCGGAGTCAGGCCCGGCAGGCCGCGCCCGGTTCAGCCCGCGCTGCCGCGCGCGGCCGCGATCGCGCGTTCGGCCTGCCCCTCGATGCGCTTGATCAGCTGCGCCAGCTCGTCGAGCTTTTGCAGCGTGGTGCCGTAGCGGCTGAGGATATAGGCATCGCCGGTCAGCTCGTCGCCCAGCGCCTCGACGATGCGGATCGCATAGCCGAACTCGACCGACAGGTCGCGCGGCCGCTCGCGCCGCTCTGTCGGCTGGGCGGCGGCCATCGCCAGGCGCGCGCCCTCCGCGCCACCCGCTCTCAGGCCGCGCTGGATCGAGTCGATCCGCGCCTGGTGGCTGGCCGTGTTCGTCACCCGGCGCATCATGTCGGCCACCAGCACCCGGCCGTCGAACTTGATGCCCGCGCGGTGGCCGATCTGCCAGATCACCACCCCGCCGACCTCGATGTCGCCGCGCATCAGCACCAGCTCGGCATCGCGCGGCGGCAGCACCTTGCCCTCGACCATCGCCCCGGTGCTCGACACGTCGCGGATGAACACGTCGAACCGTTTGTCGCCATAATGGAGGACGGCGGACAGCATGGCGTTGCTGCGCGGATCGCGCGGACGCAGCCCCGGCGCACCGGGCGCGGACGGCTCATCACTGGCCAACAGGGGAGTTTGCTGCACCATCGCCGATGATCCCTAGCGCAAGGAGATTGCCAAATGCTTTGCGCGCGCCCCCGAAACACCGCTAGACCGCAGCAAATGACAAGCAGGGCACGCCGCCTGCGCAATGAACGGAAACCGGGGGACAATATGATGCGCCTGTCGAGCCTGATGTGCATGTCGATCCTGGCCCTCCCGGCGCTGCCGGCAACCGCTGCGGCCGCCGCACCGGCACCGGCGGCGATCGCTGCGGGCGATACGGTGATCCATGCCGGCGCGCTGCTCGACCGGCCGGGCCGCGCGGCGCGCGGCGCATCGACGATCATCGTCCGCGCCGGGCGGATCGCTGCGGTCCTGGACGGGCTCATTCCCCCGCCGCCAGGTGTGCAGCTGATCGACCTGTCCACCCGCCATGTCCTGCCGGGGCTGATCGACAGCCATGTCCATCTCGGCTCCGACCGGGCGGGCAATGAAGGGCTGCTGGCGGGCTTTACCGAAAATCGCGAGCTGGCCGCGCTCGAGGCCTATTGGAATGCGCGCAAGACGGTCGCCGCCGGCTTCACCACCGTGCGCAACCTGGGCGATGCCGGCGCGACGCTTGCCCTGCGCGAGGCGATTGCCCGCGGCTGGGTGGACGGGCCACGCATCGTCGATGCCGGGGCGTCAATCTCGGCCACCGCCGGTCATATGGACGACCGGCTGGGCGTGCGCGACGAGTTTGCCGAGCATATGCCGCATGGCCATCTGTGCGACGGGGCGGAGGATTGCCGCCGCGCGGTGCGCCAGCAGGTCGGGCGCGGCGCCGACGTGATCAAGATCGCCACCACCGGCGGCGTCAACAGCCGCATCGGCGCGGGCCTCGGCGCGCAGCTGTTCGACGACGAGGTCAAGGCGCTCATCGACACCGCGCACATGTATGGCAAGAAGGTCGCCGTCCATGCCCATGGCAATGACGGCATCCTGCTCGCGCTGCGCCACGGCGCGGATTCGATCGAACATGGCACGATGCTCGACGATCAGACCGTCGCGCTGATGCGCAAGACCGGAGCCTATTATGTGCCGACCCTGTCGACAGTGAACGGCTATATCGAGCGTCTGGCCGCCAATCCGGGGGCCTATTCGCCCGAAGTGCGCGCCAAGATCGAATGGCGGATCGGCATCACCGGCAAGTCGCTGGAAAAGGCGGTGCCCGCCGGGGTCAGGATCGCGTTCGGCACCGATGCCGGCGTATCCAAGCATGGCCGCAACGCCGATGAGTTCGAGCTGATGGTCAAGCACGGCATGACGCCGATGGCGGCGATCGAGGCGGCGACCGTCAATGCCGCCGATCTGCTTGGCCTGTCGGCCGAAATCGGCACCATCGAACCGGGCAAGAGCGCGGACCTGATCGCCGTGGATGGCGATCCGGTGGCCGATGTGAAGCGGCTGAAGGCGGTCGGTTTCGTCATGCGCGCGGGGCGGGTGCTGAAGGGCGAGTGAGCGCCACCGCGCGGGTCCGCCGCGAAGTTGGCGAATTTTCCGCCAATGCTTGGCATCATCTGCCGATCATCCCCGGCCATGATCGGTGCCTGATTGGCTTATTCCGCTGATTTCAGCGCTTTTCGGATTTTGGCACGGCCCTTGCTGAATGTTTGGCAAGCCGGCGGATTAGCCGCCGGCAGCCAGACCAGGGACCAGACCGATGACCTTCACCACCGACCTTGCCAACCGCGTTGCCGCCCTTGCCGCCGCGCTCGCCATCGCCACGCTGACGCTGATCGCCGCCGTCGGCCCGGCGACCCCCGCCGGCCTCACGATCTGACGCGCGCCAAACCTGCCCCCCCCCGCCCCGAACAAGGACCAGACCGATGACCTTCACCTCCGACCTTGCCAACCGCGCCGCCGCCCTTGCCGCTGCGCTCGCCATCGCCACGCTGACGCTGATCGCCGCTGTCGGCCCGGCCACCCCGCCGGCCTCACGATCTGACCGGTCGGAACGCCCCTCGACGCACGCCGGGGCACGGCGCAAAAACCGAATATAGCACGACAATCAAAAGACGATTTTCAAAAGGACGCAGGGATGACCGCACCGGAGATGGGGCTGGCGCTGCACGAACTCGGCAAAAGCTATGGCCGGCGTGTCGTTCTTGACGGTGTGAGCCACCGTTTCGCGCCGGGCCTGACGCTGCTGACCGGGCCGAGCGGCGCGGGCAAATCGACGCTGTTGCGGCTGATCGCCACCGCCGAACGCCCCAGCCGGGGCAGGTCAGCTGGCAGGGCGCACGGCTTGGGGGCGGCATTCTGCCGCGAACGGCGCTGCGCGACTATCGCGGCACGCTTGGCTATGCGCCGCAGGCGGTCGACCTGCCCGAAGACCTGACCGCGCGCGCCTTTATCGGCTTCATCGCCGCGCAAAAGGGGCTCGACCGGCGCGCTGCGGACGCGCAGTTCCTCGCGCTCGCCGATGCGGTCGGGCTCCATGCCGATGCCGGCCGGCTGATCGCCACCTATTCGGGCGGGATGCGCCGGCGGCTGGTGTTCGTGCAGGCACTGCTCGGCGCGCCGCGCGTGATCGCGCTCGATGAACCGACGGCGGAGCTGGACGCGGACAGCGCCGGGCGCGTCGCCGCGCTGATCCGCGAACGGGCCGCGCACGCGACCATCATCATGACCACCCATCTGGCCGCCGAACTGGCCGCCGATGCCGCCGCCACGCTGCGCGTCGAGGGCGGCGCCGTGACCCCGGCCCGCGTGATGGCCGCATGATCGCCCCCGGCACCCTCGCCAAGGATCCGCCCCGCGCTGCGTCCCCCGCCGCGATGGCCCCGGCGGGCCCGGCCACCCATCCGCGCGCGCAGGCGGCATGGGCCGCCTGTAGTGCAGCGCTTGCCCGCTATGCCCGCAGCCCCGGGCTGTGGATCCTGATGCTGATCGCGCCCATCGGCGCGCGCTTCATGATCCCGACCGGCGATCCCAGCAGCATCACCATCGCCATCGGCAAGCAGTTGCCGGTGCTGACCGCGCCGGTGATCGGCGTGTGCCTGGGCATCACCGTGTCGACGCTGCTGCTGCC from Sphingomonas changnyeongensis encodes:
- the rplQ gene encoding 50S ribosomal protein L17; its protein translation is MRHRVGGRKLQRTASHRTALFRNQSAALIKHEQIITTVAKAKELRPYVEKLVTLAKKGGLANRRLAHARLLDDTQLKKLFDVLAPRYADRNGGYTRIVKAGIRASDAAPMAIIEFVDRDVSAKGQDSGPVQGGDLEDEAA
- a CDS encoding PilZ domain-containing protein; this encodes MASDEPSAPGAPGLRPRDPRSNAMLSAVLHYGDKRFDVFIRDVSSTGAMVEGKVLPPRDAELVLMRGDIEVGGVVIWQIGHRAGIKFDGRVLVADMMRRVTNTASHQARIDSIQRGLRAGGAEGARLAMAAAQPTERRERPRDLSVEFGYAIRIVEALGDELTGDAYILSRYGTTLQKLDELAQLIKRIEGQAERAIAAARGSAG
- a CDS encoding metal-dependent hydrolase family protein, translated to MMRLSSLMCMSILALPALPATAAAAAPAPAAIAAGDTVIHAGALLDRPGRAARGASTIIVRAGRIAAVLDGLIPPPPGVQLIDLSTRHVLPGLIDSHVHLGSDRAGNEGLLAGFTENRELAALEAYWNARKTVAAGFTTVRNLGDAGATLALREAIARGWVDGPRIVDAGASISATAGHMDDRLGVRDEFAEHMPHGHLCDGAEDCRRAVRQQVGRGADVIKIATTGGVNSRIGAGLGAQLFDDEVKALIDTAHMYGKKVAVHAHGNDGILLALRHGADSIEHGTMLDDQTVALMRKTGAYYVPTLSTVNGYIERLAANPGAYSPEVRAKIEWRIGITGKSLEKAVPAGVRIAFGTDAGVSKHGRNADEFELMVKHGMTPMAAIEAATVNAADLLGLSAEIGTIEPGKSADLIAVDGDPVADVKRLKAVGFVMRAGRVLKGE